The sequence below is a genomic window from Sulfuracidifex metallicus DSM 6482 = JCM 9184.
ATAGAGTAGATTTCCCGCTCCTCCTAACCCCTAATATTGCTAGGACGTTTAGGATTGATAAGTTTGTTAGCAACTCCTCTTTAGGCATATCTCTGGGTATTGCCTACTCATTAAGTTTTCTGCATCTTCTCTTTGTTCCTTTATAATGCTTTTTATTTCCTCAACGTTCACGCATAATAGGGTTTTTTGCATTTTTAAACTTTTGGAGTATACTCCATAAGTTAATCGGAAGAGTTTTGGAGTATACTCCAGAACTAAATCTGGGGAATAGTTCTATACTCTTTAAGTTATAATGACGTCGCATACGGTAAGCCGTGTAGTATTTACGAGTTTTAGAATTGAGGGTAGACCAGAGAAGTTTGAGTATAGCACCTAAGAGATTTAATGTAACAGTTCTTTTAGAGCTCAATCGGGTCATTTGCGAGACTTGGGCAAGAAGTAATGCAGTAATTGATCTTACTTTAGGTATGATAAACTATCTCGTTAGGAAGAGTAGACGTAGTTATCTTAATCCTTTATTCTCAAGTTCTTGAATATCTCTATTTATTTCTTCAGTGACTTTGTCTAGTTCTTTAATTTCGTTTAGCTTATAGGTAATTAACACAGAATAGGAATTAGCCATTGCCATGTAAGAGTTAATTCTAACGTTCTTCTTCTCTGACGATACCTCCAGACCCACAACTTCTCCTCCTAGCATATTTAAATTTAAATTTAATTTTCCATTAAATATCATTTCTAATGATAATTCTATGTAATCTATCTTGCCCAAGTTTAAATTACCAATGATCCTGCGTAAGTCTTCCTCAACTAAGTCTATTTTATCTAGGGACTGAATAAAGAAACTTATAGTACCGGTAATGTTATTGAATTCTACTATTAAATCATCTTTTAATGCAGTTACACTTCCTAATATCATAGACCCCGGAGGAGTTAATGGTAAATTATCGGAGATAACGTAGCTTAAGTCTTTGAGGATTCTAATCATGTCCCTTAAGTCTAAAGTATAAGGATAGGAAAACTTAAACAGAATTCTTATGCTTTTTATAATCAATGATCCACAACTCCCAATTGAACCGTAGTTGAAGCAGGAACTAGTATTTTTTCCACTTTTATCGTTGGCTTAAAATTTATCTCTTTTTCCTTTTCTAGAATTTTTAGATGTTCCTTTAGTATTCCTTCTATAAAATTTATGGCTTCGAATTTATCCACTTCATAAAATAAATCTAGGAGCTTCACTTTATTTTCATAATCTATATCTTTAACCATATCCCAAATCCATTGATAAATAGAACCCCTAGTTATTCCTATCC
It includes:
- a CDS encoding helix-turn-helix domain-containing protein; protein product: MSFGFYYAGIITKADAIRIIDLLNKKGLSKSEIASRIGITRGSIYQWIWDMVKDIDYENKVKLLDLFYEVDKFEAINFIEGILKEHLKILEKEKEINFKPTIKVEKILVPASTTVQLGVVDH